The proteins below come from a single Alnus glutinosa chromosome 9, dhAlnGlut1.1, whole genome shotgun sequence genomic window:
- the LOC133877936 gene encoding scarecrow-like protein 34, with protein MNPTFSGLPDFNNDVLLDDDHAISPNSNQYPDLLNDYEFNLPSPDLIFLESSLLSPDLGHTDFAPPITVAPAAEPYAPSAGNSMSTPSVGTSPGGDLSSDDSEFSETVLKYISQMLLEENIEDKPCLFYDPLGLQVTEKSFYDAIGQKYPPSSNLHQEEPTYINLNMGSPDDVFSASSGGDYGVSRISSTRNSTDRQWVSDVFQPNLQPANGSQFLANQSNGVTNIGDGMELLAQNIFIDSESVLQFRRGLEEASKFLPRGNQLVIDLGTSMVSPELKGEDQKVELKGEKGEREISPDGLRGRKNHEREDEDVDVEEGRSNKQSAVYVEESELTEMFDKVLLSTEALSLVCGNNDNEPVQNKASKASQPNGQPQGANGGKSRAMKQGQKKDDLRTLLLCAQAVSAGDNRTANELLNQIRQHSSPYGQGSQRLAHFFANGLEARLAGTGTGTQIFYSSLISKRISASEILKAYKVHLSATPVRRTSLFFATKMINKVAEKATSLHIIDFGIEYGFHWPLLIHKLSKRAGGPPKLRITGIEFPQPGFRPTERIEETGHRLAKYCERFNVPFEYHALASQNWETIQIEDLKIDRNESIAVNCIYRFKNLLDETVEGTSPRNAVLNLIRRINPDIFVHSIVNGIYNGPFFVTRFREALFHFSALYDIFDVTLPRENQERLMFEREILGREVMNVVACEGLERVERPENYKQWQLRTIRAGFRQLPLDQEMMTLFRSKLKEWYHENFVLEEDNHWMLLGWKGRVLFACSCWVPN; from the coding sequence ATGAATCCTACTTTTTCTGGGTTGCCTGATTTCAATAACGATGTCTTGCTCGACGATGACCATGCCATTTCACCCAATTCCAATCAATACCCAGATCTTTTAAACGACTACGAATTCAATTTGCCCTCCCCGGACCTTATCTTCCTTGAAAGTTCATTGCTTTCACCTGACCTGGGTCACACTGATTTCGCTCCACCCATAACTGTGGCCCCAGCAGCAGAGCCATATGCTCCGTCAGCTGGCAATAGCATGAGCACACCGTCTGTGGGTACGAGTCCGGGGGGAGACTTGTCCTCGGACGACAGCGAGTTCTCAGAAACGGTTCTCAAGTACATAAGCCAGATGCTTTTGGAAGAGAACATAGAGGACAAGCCCTGCCTGTTTTACGATCCTTTGGGTCTCCAAGTCACCGAGAAATCCTTTTATGATGCAATCGGTCAGAAATACCCTCCTTCCTCCAATCTACACCAAGAAGAACCAACCTATATCAATCTCAACATGGGGAGCCCTGATGATGTTTTTTCTGCAAGCAGTGGTGGTGATTATGGTGTTAGTAGGATTTCTAGCACTAGAAATAGCACTGATCGACAGTGGGTCAGTGATGTTTTCCAGCCCAATTTGCAGCCCGCCAATGGATCACAGTTTTTAGCCAATCAGTCGAACGGCGTGACTAACATCGGTGATGGCATGGAGCTTTTGGCTCAGAACATTTTTATTGATAGTGAATCTGTGTTGCAATTTAGGAGAGGGTTAGAGGAAGCTAGTAAGTTCCTTCCTAGGGGCAATCAGTTAGTTATTGATTTGGGGACTAGCATGGTATCACCAGAGTTGAAGGGAGAGGATCAAAAGGTGGAACTCAAGGGGGagaagggtgagagagagatttcaccGGATGGGTTGAGGGGAAGGAAGAATCATGAGAGGGAAGATGAAGATGTAGATGTAGAAGAAGGGAGGAGTAATAAGCAGTCTGCGGTTTATGTGGAAGAGAGTGAATTAACAGAAATGTTTGATAAGGTGTTGCTTTCCACCGAAGCACTTTCTCTGGTATGCGGTAACAATGACAATGAACCCGTGCAGAATAAAGCAAGCAAGGCCTCACAGCCAAATGGGCAGCCGCAAGGAGCTAATGGTGGGAAGAGTCGTGCTATGAAACAGGGACAAAAGAAGGATGACTTGAGGACACTTTTGCTATGTGCACAAGCTGTCTCAGCAGGTGACAATAGAACTGCAAATGAGTTACTGAATCAGATTAGGCAGCACTCTTCCCCGTATGGTCAAGGGTCTCAGAGGTTGGCCCATTTCTTTGCTAATGGCCTTGAGGCACGCTTGGCTGGCACCGGCACTGGAACTCAAATTTTTTATAGTTCCTTAATTTCCAAAAGGATCTCAGCTTCTGAAATATTGAAAGCTTACAAAGTTCATCTTTCAGCTACCCCTGTCAGGAGGACCTCACTCTTCTTTGCTACCAAAATGATTAATAAAGTAGCAGAGAAAGCAACAAGTCTTCATATTATAGACTTCGGTATCGAATATGGTTTCCATTGGCCACTTCTGATCCATAAGCTCTCAAAAAGAGCTGGAGGACCTCCCAAGCTACGTATTACAGGGATAGAGTTTCCCCAACCCGGATTCCGTCCAACAGAGCGTATTGAGGAGACTGGTCATCGATTGGCTAAATATTGTGAGCGGTTTAATGTTCCTTTTGAGTACCATGCTCTAGCATCGCAAAACTGGGAGACCATCCAAATTGAAGACCTCAAGATTGATAGGAATGAGTCGATTGCTGTGAACTGTATATACCGGTTTAAGAACCTACTTGATGAAACAGTTGAAGGGACCAGTCCACGGAATGCGGTTTTGAATTTAATCAGGAGGATAAATCCCGATATTTTTGTCCATTCTATTGTTAATGGAATCTACAATGGACCATTCTTTGTCACACGGTTCCGAGAAGCGCTCTTCCACTTCTCTGCATTATATGACATATTTGATGTTACTTTACCCCGTGAGAACCAAGAGAGGTTgatgtttgagagagagatcctTGGGAGGGAGGTTATGAATGTTGTAGCATGTGAGGGCTTGGAGAGGGTTGAGAGGCCTGAGAATTACAAGCAGTGGCAGCTCCGGACTATAAGGGCTGGTTTCAGGCAGCTCCCATTGGACCAAGAGATGATGACCTTGTTCAGGTCTAAGTTGAAGGAATGGTACCACGAGAATTTTGTACTTGAGGAAGACAACCATTGGATGCTTCTGGGATGGAAGGGCCGTGTTCTCTTTGCTTGCTCTTGTTGGGTGCCGAATTAG